In Daucus carota subsp. sativus chromosome 4, DH1 v3.0, whole genome shotgun sequence, one DNA window encodes the following:
- the LOC108216670 gene encoding pentatricopeptide repeat-containing protein At1g11290, chloroplastic-like, whose translation MYSIFRNAQHMFDRRPQRHFSKNKSLCGLYYSSMWDYHVNVHDPVGVFGENDDNVISWTSRISSLVKRNKSQEAIELFKIMLVNEHKVNYVTMLSLIRASGATHSENITRVMHGFVIKFGFELEVSVVTALLSVYSAWDMNIVLKLFEGTWNKDVVLWSAMVSACVRSGMYVEAFNTFRGMQYYGVKPNLVTVVTILPACAELGELWFGKEIHGYSLKAMLNSHTNVQNSLVHMYAKCRKFEASAKVFGGIQHKDLISWRTMISGCMENKNPRKALNVFLYMLFSSYKPDENIVQEALTAAIQARERYFGFGLHSLVLKSGYMAFVSIVTGLLHMYAKFGNVGYARHLFNQIQQKDFIIYSAMISAYAQSEAPSDAFIIYKAMQLANQKPNEITFVSLLHASTTMADKGTGESIHAHIKKVGYSLNSFLTSSLIDLYCKYGSIRQAKAIFEEMPAKDLICWSSMINGYGINGYGTEALETFSNMLDSGIMPNDVVFVSVLSACSHCGLDDEGWDWFYAMEEKFCVTPKLAHYACMVDMLSRRGYVKEALEFVSKLPIEPDIRIWGALLAGCRKSSNSTEVAEVAVHRLISLDPENTSYHVFLSNMYAEQNRWEDVDRLRNLVEEKGLRKDAGCSIVATNL comes from the coding sequence ATGTATTCTATTTTTCGGAATGCACAACACATGTTTGACAGAAGGCCCCAAAgacatttttcaaaaaacaaatcACTTTGTGGCTTATACTATAGCAGTATGTGGGATTATCATGTAAATGTTCATGACCCAGTTGGTGTTTTTGGTGAAAATGATGATAATGTTATATCTTGGACTTCGAGAATATCGAGCTTGGTTAAAAGAAATAAGTCCCAAGAAGCCATTGAGTTGTTTAAAATAATGTTGGTGAATGAGCATAAGGTGAATTACGTGACAATGTTGAGCTTGATAAGAGCTTCCGGGGCGACACATTCGGAGAATATTACAAGGGTGATGCATGGTTTTGTTATTAAGTTTGGGTTTGAGTTGGAGGTTTCGGTTGTGACTGCGCTTCTTAGTGTTTATTCTGCATGGGATATGAATATTGTGTTGAAGCTGTTTGAGGGAACATGGAATAAGGATGTTGTTCTGTGGAGTGCGATGGTTTCTGCGTGTGTGAGGAGTGGGATGTATGTTGAAGCGTTTAATACTTTTAGGGGCATGCAGTATTATGGTGTAAAGCCGAATCTTGTGACTGTTGTCACTATCTTACCAGCTTGTGCTGAGCTTGGTGAGTTATGGTTTGGCAAAGAGATTCACGGGTATTCTCTTAAGGCAATGTTGAATTCTCATACAAACGTCCAGAACTCACTTGTACATATGTATGCTAAATGTAGGAAATTTGAGGCGTCTGCAAAGGTTTTTGGTGGAATCCAACACAAGGATCTTATTTCTTGGAGGACTATGATTAGTGGATGTATGGAAAATAAAAATCCAAGGAAAGCACTGAATGTTTTCTTATATATGCTATTTAGTAGTTATAAGCCAGATGAAAATATCGTACAGGAAGCACTAACGGCAGCTATACAAGCTCGAGAGCGTTATTTTGGTTTTGGATTACATTCTCTTGTGCTGAAAAGTGGATATATGGCTTTTGTTTCCATTGTCACAGGGCTTCTTCATATGTATGCTAAATTTGGAAATGTGGGCTATGCTAGACATTTATTTAATCAGATCCAGCAAAAggattttatcatttatagcGCAATGATATCAGCATATGCTCAGAGTGAGGCTCCTTCTGATgctttcattatatataaagcTATGCAATTGGCAAATCAGAAGCCTAACGAAATAACATTTGTTAGTCTTTTACATGCTTCTACTACGATGGCTGATAAAGGTACGGGAGAAAGCATACATGCTCACATAAAGAAAGTTGGTTACTCATTAAATTCATTTCTTACATCTTctttaattgatttatattgCAAATATGGTAGTATAAGACAAGCAAAGGCAATTTTTGAAGAAATGCCTGCCAAAGATCTTATATGCTGGAGTTCCATGATTAATGGGTATGGGATAAATGGATATGGCACTGAGGCTCTTGAGACTTTTTCAAACATGTTGGATAGTGGGATTATGCCCAATGATGTTGTTTTCGTATCAGTTTTATCTGCTTGTAGTCACTGTGGACTTGATGACGAAGGTTGGGACTGGTTTTATGCGATGGAAGAGAAATTTTGTGTTACCCCAAAACTTGCACACTATGCGTGCATGGTAGATATGCTAAGTCGTCGAGGATATGTGAAAGAAGCTCTTGAATTCGTGAGCAAATTGCCAATTGAGCCTGATATCAGAATATGGGGAGCTCTTCTGGCCGGTTGTAGGAAAAGCAGCAACTCGACTGAAGTTGCTGAAGTTGCAGTTCATCGGCTCATAAGTTTGGATCCAGAAAATACTAGTTACCACGTGTTTTTGTCGAATATGTATGCAGAACAGAACCGTTGGGAAGATGTGGATAGACTGAGAAATTTGGTGGAGGAGAAGGGATTAAGAAAAGATGCAGGATGTAGCATCGTCGCAACAAACTTATAG